The Streptobacillus ratti genome includes a region encoding these proteins:
- a CDS encoding Fe(3+) ABC transporter substrate-binding protein, translated as MKKLVLLITVFATNLMLASGVVNVYTSRHYDSDKSIYLEFEKETGIKVNVVQNSDVSALIKRLELEGKSTDADVFITVGVGDLYTAKMKNLLQPIKSKKVLSNVPASFRDKANNWVGLTYRARIFVYNPETVNVKELSTYEALADKKWDKRILTRSSGSSYNKHLIAFMIAKNGEKSASEWAMKLTENFAREPKGNDRDQAKAVLAGVGDIAIMNSYYMGRMTVSKDPLEREVASKLKIFFPNQKDGGTHINLSGAGITKYSKNKENAIKFIEFLTDQYAQMVYSHENYEYPVNPKTILSPVVESWGKFKTSKIDFDKIGQNLEKAKFVADKANWK; from the coding sequence ATGAAAAAACTAGTATTATTAATTACTGTTTTTGCAACAAACTTAATGCTTGCTAGTGGTGTAGTTAATGTATACACATCAAGACATTATGATTCAGATAAATCAATTTATCTTGAATTTGAAAAAGAAACTGGAATAAAAGTAAATGTAGTACAAAATTCAGATGTTTCAGCTTTAATTAAAAGATTGGAGTTAGAAGGTAAATCAACAGATGCTGATGTATTTATAACTGTTGGTGTTGGAGATTTATATACTGCAAAAATGAAAAACTTATTACAACCAATTAAATCAAAAAAAGTGTTAAGTAATGTTCCTGCTAGCTTTAGAGATAAAGCAAATAATTGGGTAGGATTAACATATAGAGCACGTATATTTGTATATAATCCTGAAACAGTTAATGTAAAAGAACTTTCAACTTATGAAGCATTAGCAGATAAAAAATGGGATAAAAGAATTTTAACAAGAAGTTCTGGAAGTTCATATAATAAACATTTAATTGCATTTATGATAGCTAAAAATGGTGAAAAATCAGCTTCTGAATGGGCTATGAAACTTACTGAAAATTTTGCAAGAGAACCTAAAGGTAATGATAGAGATCAAGCTAAAGCAGTTCTTGCAGGTGTAGGAGATATAGCAATAATGAATAGTTACTATATGGGTAGAATGACAGTGTCTAAAGACCCTCTTGAAAGAGAAGTTGCTTCAAAATTAAAAATATTCTTCCCTAATCAAAAAGATGGTGGAACACATATTAACCTTTCAGGAGCAGGAATTACTAAATATAGTAAAAATAAAGAAAATGCTATTAAATTTATAGAATTTTTAACAGACCAATATGCACAAATGGTATATTCACATGAAAATTATGAATATCCAGTAAATCCAAAAACGATTTTAAGTCCAGTAGTTGAATCATGGGGTAAATTTAAAACTTCTAAAATTGACTTTGATAAAATAGGGCAAAATTTAGAAAAAGCTAAATTTGTTGCAGATAAAGCAAATTGGAAATAA
- a CDS encoding L-lactate dehydrogenase, with product MKKTAKVSIIGAGFVGSATTLSIVLSGLASHVVLVDVNKEKAKGEVLDIAHGAAFIKTCDIISGDYKDTKDSDIVIVTAGANQKPGETRLDLVHKNVEIFKTIIPQVARYSPNAVLVIASNPVDILTWVAYKLSGFPSHKVIGTGTVLDTSRLRYYVAEEFDLDARNIHAYIIGEHGDSEFPVWSSANIGPLNFADFCAREAKNAEELKEKIHHKVRDAAYEIISRKGYTNYAIGMAIRRIVEAILRDENCILTISTYNQIEDVYYSIPNIVGRNGQHLKICPEFEADEKEKLENTKKVLKDVIKTIKL from the coding sequence ATGAAAAAAACTGCAAAAGTTTCAATAATTGGTGCAGGATTTGTTGGATCTGCTACAACTTTATCTATAGTTCTTTCAGGACTAGCTTCACATGTTGTATTAGTTGATGTAAACAAAGAAAAAGCAAAAGGAGAAGTTTTAGATATAGCCCATGGTGCTGCATTCATTAAAACTTGTGATATTATTTCGGGGGATTATAAAGATACTAAAGATTCTGACATAGTTATAGTAACGGCAGGTGCAAATCAAAAACCAGGAGAAACAAGACTTGATTTAGTACATAAAAATGTAGAAATATTTAAAACTATTATTCCTCAAGTAGCTCGTTATTCACCTAATGCCGTATTAGTAATAGCATCTAATCCAGTTGATATTTTAACTTGGGTTGCATATAAATTATCAGGTTTCCCATCTCATAAAGTAATAGGTACTGGTACTGTACTTGATACTTCAAGACTAAGATATTATGTAGCAGAAGAATTTGACTTGGATGCAAGAAATATACATGCTTACATTATAGGGGAACATGGAGATTCAGAATTTCCAGTTTGGTCATCAGCTAATATAGGACCATTAAATTTCGCTGATTTTTGTGCAAGAGAAGCAAAAAATGCTGAAGAATTAAAAGAAAAAATACATCATAAGGTTAGAGATGCTGCCTATGAAATAATTTCAAGAAAAGGATATACTAATTATGCTATAGGTATGGCAATAAGAAGAATAGTAGAGGCTATTTTAAGAGATGAAAATTGTATTTTAACAATTTCAACTTATAATCAAATTGAAGATGTATACTATTCTATACCTAATATTGTTGGTAGAAATGGACAACACTTAAAAATATGTCCTGAATTTGAAGCAGATGAAAAAGAAAAATTAGAAAATACAAAAAAAGTTCTTAAAGATGTTATTAAAACAATAAAATTATAG
- the murQ gene encoding N-acetylmuramic acid 6-phosphate etherase, translating to MLDLSKLSTEKNNENSKNIELQDSYEIVKRINDEDKKVAYSVEKVLPSVAKLIDAIVEKNRIIYIGAGTSGRLGVLDASECPPTYGVDFETVQGLMAGGKEAMFKAQENVEDNPNQGRLDLEKIKLTKDDVVIGLTASGRTPYVLGAIEYAKEIGALTGSITCSENSELSQNVDIPIEVLVDSEIVTGSTRMKSATAQKMILNMISTGVMIKRGKVFSGYMVDIKTSNLKLIERAKRILMNTTNVSYEEAEIYLEKSGMSVKVAIAMILLKMEKEDAEKKLKQYNYNIARLIHEYTS from the coding sequence TTGTTAGATCTTTCTAAATTATCAACAGAAAAAAATAATGAAAATAGTAAAAATATTGAATTACAGGATAGTTATGAAATAGTTAAAAGGATAAATGATGAAGATAAAAAAGTTGCATATAGTGTTGAAAAAGTATTGCCATCAGTTGCTAAATTAATAGATGCCATTGTAGAAAAAAATAGGATAATCTATATTGGTGCTGGAACTTCAGGAAGACTTGGAGTACTTGATGCTTCAGAATGTCCACCAACTTATGGTGTTGACTTTGAAACAGTTCAAGGTTTAATGGCTGGTGGGAAAGAAGCAATGTTTAAGGCTCAAGAAAATGTAGAAGATAATCCCAATCAAGGAAGATTGGATCTTGAAAAAATTAAACTTACCAAAGATGATGTTGTTATAGGATTAACTGCTTCAGGAAGAACACCATATGTATTAGGGGCAATTGAATATGCAAAAGAAATAGGAGCTTTAACAGGTAGTATAACTTGTTCTGAAAATTCAGAATTATCACAGAATGTTGATATTCCTATAGAAGTTTTAGTTGACTCTGAAATTGTAACAGGTTCTACTAGAATGAAATCAGCTACTGCACAAAAAATGATATTAAATATGATATCTACAGGTGTTATGATTAAAAGAGGTAAAGTATTTTCAGGATATATGGTTGATATTAAAACTTCTAATCTTAAGTTAATTGAGAGAGCTAAAAGAATTTTAATGAATACTACTAATGTTAGTTATGAAGAAGCAGAAATATATCTTGAAAAATCAGGTATGAGTGTAAAAGTAGCAATAGCAATGATATTACTTAAAATGGAAAAAGAAGATGCTGAAAAGAAACTTAAACAATATAATTATAATATAGCGAGGTTGATACATGAGTATACTAGTTAA
- the uraA gene encoding uracil permease: protein MSIRKIIQVDEKVPTKLLVPLSLQHTFAMFGASVLVPIIFGIDTGIVLLMNGIGTLLFIFLTKGKAPAYLGSSFAFLAPASIVISDMGYEYALGGFVFIGFVGIIISLIIYKFGTFWINIILPPVAMGSVVSLIGFELAKITISGGKIGGNIMTDTSTLNDKLVFGITLSVAILGSVLFRKFFATIPILIAIVIGYITSVYLGMVDFSTVINVPLFTIPKFELAKFNVTAILTMLPVIFVIVSEHISHQVVTSRIIERDLLKDPGLHKSLFADNFSTMLSGLVGGVPTTTYGENIGVMAITGVYSVQVIKGAGIISIFMAFIGPFSALIQSIPGNVIGGVTFLLYGMIGSSGLRLLVEEKVNFNKPQNLILASVIFIAGLSGLQIKIFGITFQGMNLSAIIGIIVSLLFYIFDKFNIMNEKWN, encoded by the coding sequence ATGTCAATTAGAAAGATTATTCAAGTTGATGAAAAAGTGCCAACTAAATTATTAGTGCCACTAAGTTTACAACACACTTTTGCAATGTTCGGTGCCTCAGTGCTAGTACCTATTATTTTCGGAATTGATACAGGTATAGTGCTATTGATGAATGGTATTGGTACATTGCTTTTTATTTTTCTTACTAAAGGGAAAGCACCAGCTTATCTAGGTTCAAGTTTTGCTTTCTTAGCACCAGCGAGTATTGTCATATCTGATATGGGTTATGAATATGCTTTAGGTGGATTTGTTTTTATTGGGTTTGTAGGAATTATAATTTCATTAATAATTTATAAATTTGGAACATTTTGGATTAATATTATACTCCCACCTGTTGCTATGGGATCTGTAGTATCATTAATAGGATTTGAATTAGCAAAGATAACAATAAGTGGTGGGAAAATTGGTGGAAATATAATGACAGATACATCTACATTAAATGATAAATTAGTATTTGGGATTACATTATCTGTCGCAATTTTAGGCTCAGTTTTATTTAGAAAATTTTTTGCAACTATACCGATATTAATAGCTATTGTTATTGGATACATTACTTCTGTATATTTAGGTATGGTAGACTTTTCTACGGTAATTAATGTTCCATTATTTACTATACCAAAATTTGAGTTAGCTAAATTTAATGTTACTGCGATACTAACTATGTTACCTGTAATATTTGTTATTGTTTCAGAACATATATCTCATCAAGTTGTAACAAGTAGGATTATAGAAAGAGATTTACTAAAAGACCCTGGGCTACATAAGAGTCTATTTGCTGATAATTTTTCAACTATGCTTTCAGGATTAGTAGGTGGAGTACCTACCACAACTTATGGAGAAAATATAGGTGTAATGGCTATAACAGGAGTATATAGTGTTCAAGTTATAAAAGGTGCTGGAATAATTTCAATATTTATGGCATTTATTGGACCATTTTCAGCTTTAATACAATCTATACCAGGAAATGTAATAGGAGGAGTAACTTTTCTATTATACGGTATGATAGGGTCATCTGGATTAAGATTATTAGTAGAAGAAAAAGTTAATTTTAATAAACCACAAAATTTAATATTAGCTTCAGTTATATTTATTGCTGGTTTATCAGGATTACAGATAAAAATATTTGGTATCACTTTTCAAGGAATGAATCTTTCAGCTATTATTGGAATAATTGTTAGTTTATTATTCTATATATTTGATAAGTTTAATATAATGAATGAAAAATGGAATTAA
- a CDS encoding tetratricopeptide repeat protein: MKKNRIIKEIFIVFLFALVVLLVFQYKKLNYDSKTFDYIEDGIVSIYREENDLTLKNFEKAYRGNDVDIYEVINYLGDEDVLNSFYENKIGKSYGYAEYREATSLIFANKYEQAIDKLKEASNQGNIGATSFLATYLYSLKRYSEAYEYFEKAYAQNNYTIYTTYIDMKNNLEKFKRMEELYVKFNQNKIEDSERYILGKFLLDRDDVGVAYKILKPFIERENVDALFAKASFLEMEGETQNAIKIYRELYMKHKYAKSAMKIVQYSDLSTKNKRKKAIEILEQITEYNKDIQFMKANLLYENDEWKKAKEIYDSLELLEYNPVYNKLGEYYENSDEINKALEMYKKSFEIGNLDAILNYYSIVKNLEITSGIKSNMSNYIDYLKIASKLGVGPASYEISLLSDDVDAKKKYAIIALSQNELKALELLVDLANKNGDKEKIRVYTNILINNK, from the coding sequence ATGAAGAAAAATAGAATAATAAAAGAAATTTTTATTGTATTTCTTTTCGCATTGGTTGTGTTATTAGTATTTCAGTATAAGAAATTAAATTATGATAGTAAAACTTTTGACTATATTGAAGATGGAATAGTAAGTATATATAGGGAAGAAAATGATTTAACTTTAAAAAATTTTGAAAAAGCCTATAGAGGTAATGATGTAGATATTTATGAGGTTATAAATTACTTAGGAGATGAGGATGTATTAAATTCTTTTTATGAAAATAAAATAGGTAAATCATATGGTTATGCAGAATATAGAGAGGCAACTTCATTAATATTTGCAAATAAGTATGAACAGGCTATAGATAAATTAAAGGAAGCATCTAATCAAGGAAATATAGGAGCAACATCATTTTTAGCAACTTACTTATATTCTCTAAAGAGATATAGTGAAGCATATGAATATTTTGAAAAAGCATATGCTCAAAATAATTATACAATATATACAACATATATTGATATGAAAAATAATTTAGAAAAATTTAAACGTATGGAAGAACTATATGTTAAATTTAATCAAAATAAAATAGAGGATTCAGAAAGATACATTTTAGGTAAATTTCTTTTAGATAGAGATGATGTAGGTGTGGCATATAAGATACTTAAACCTTTTATAGAAAGAGAAAATGTTGATGCTTTATTTGCTAAAGCAAGTTTTTTGGAAATGGAAGGTGAAACTCAGAATGCAATAAAAATATATAGAGAACTATATATGAAACATAAATATGCAAAATCAGCAATGAAAATTGTTCAGTATTCAGATTTATCTACAAAGAATAAGAGAAAAAAAGCTATAGAAATACTTGAGCAAATTACTGAGTATAATAAAGATATTCAATTTATGAAAGCTAATTTACTTTATGAAAATGATGAATGGAAAAAAGCAAAAGAAATTTATGATAGTTTAGAATTATTAGAATATAATCCTGTATATAATAAATTAGGAGAATATTATGAAAATTCAGATGAGATAAATAAGGCATTAGAAATGTATAAAAAAAGTTTTGAAATAGGAAATTTAGATGCAATTCTTAATTATTATTCTATAGTTAAAAATTTAGAAATAACATCAGGAATAAAATCTAATATGTCTAATTATATTGACTATTTAAAAATAGCTTCTAAGCTTGGAGTTGGACCTGCAAGTTATGAAATTTCATTATTAAGCGATGATGTAGATGCTAAGAAAAAATATGCAATTATTGCTTTATCTCAAAATGAGCTTAAAGCCTTAGAACTATTAGTAGATTTAGCTAATAAAAATGGTGATAAAGAAAAAATAAGAGTATATACTAATATATTAATAAATAACAAATAA
- a CDS encoding DHH family phosphoesterase, with protein MKQLFEIKEKIDKYDNIILSAHVNPDGDAFGALFAFKFMIEKYNKNKKVDIVIQYELPKFIYKFDESKYIKDVIDENVELVIMLDTANIDRAAIDKEVFKLAKETINIDHHISNSKYLNINYVENISSTCELLYRFLDVFNIELDERIAKFMYLGIINDTGNFRHSNVTEDTFNVASQLMKFGIDNREITNILFSKTREKVRVFGKALVEYKYYENLKFAFFNISQYEMKSMSVSEEDTDGISELLLSIEDVEVALFVREDKEGKLKGSFRSKNIDVNKIASKFNGGGHILAAGFKFSGKIEEVLEIVLKELRG; from the coding sequence ATGAAACAATTATTTGAAATTAAAGAAAAAATTGATAAGTATGATAATATAATTCTTTCAGCACATGTAAATCCAGATGGAGATGCCTTTGGTGCTTTATTTGCATTTAAATTTATGATAGAGAAATATAATAAGAATAAAAAGGTTGATATAGTAATTCAATATGAGCTTCCTAAGTTTATATATAAATTTGATGAAAGTAAGTATATAAAAGATGTTATTGATGAAAATGTAGAATTAGTTATTATGCTTGATACTGCAAATATTGATAGAGCTGCTATAGATAAGGAAGTTTTTAAATTAGCTAAGGAAACTATAAATATTGACCACCATATTAGTAATAGTAAATATCTTAATATTAATTATGTAGAAAATATTTCTTCTACATGTGAATTATTATATAGATTTTTAGATGTATTTAATATAGAACTTGATGAGAGAATTGCTAAGTTTATGTATCTAGGAATAATTAATGATACTGGAAATTTTAGACATTCTAACGTAACAGAAGATACTTTTAATGTTGCATCTCAACTTATGAAATTTGGAATTGATAATAGAGAAATTACTAATATACTTTTTTCTAAAACTAGAGAAAAAGTAAGAGTATTTGGAAAAGCATTAGTGGAGTATAAATATTATGAAAATTTAAAGTTTGCTTTTTTCAATATTTCACAATATGAAATGAAAAGCATGTCTGTATCTGAAGAAGATACTGACGGCATATCAGAATTATTATTAAGTATTGAAGATGTAGAAGTTGCACTTTTTGTTAGAGAAGATAAAGAGGGAAAACTTAAAGGTAGTTTTAGGTCTAAAAATATAGATGTAAATAAAATTGCATCAAAATTTAATGGTGGTGGACATATATTAGCTGCTGGATTTAAATTTTCTGGAAAAATAGAAGAAGTACTTGAAATAGTATTAAAGGAATTGAGGGGATAA
- a CDS encoding ABC transporter ATP-binding protein: MYFLEFNNVSFSYDKKLIIDNYSFYVDKGEILMIKGRSGIGKSTLLRLISGLEEVKKGRIFLDEVEITNEKIEKRNIGYLFQEFALFPHLNVYENISFGLSKLKKEEKKEKVDKLLELIELKGYEKRYPHELSGGEKQRVALARSLAVTPKLLLLDEPFSSLNIELREKLRLELKDILRKIGVTTIIVSHDLNDSIIADRVINME; the protein is encoded by the coding sequence ATGTATTTTTTAGAATTTAATAATGTAAGTTTTTCATATGATAAGAAATTAATTATTGATAATTATTCTTTTTATGTTGATAAGGGAGAGATACTTATGATAAAAGGAAGATCAGGTATTGGAAAATCGACTTTATTAAGATTAATTTCAGGGCTAGAAGAAGTAAAAAAAGGTAGAATATTTTTAGATGAAGTAGAAATTACAAATGAAAAAATAGAAAAAAGGAATATAGGTTATTTATTTCAAGAATTTGCCTTATTTCCCCACTTAAATGTGTATGAAAATATTTCATTTGGACTGTCCAAATTAAAAAAAGAAGAAAAAAAAGAAAAGGTTGATAAATTATTAGAATTAATAGAACTTAAAGGTTATGAAAAAAGATATCCTCATGAATTATCAGGTGGAGAGAAACAAAGAGTAGCACTAGCAAGATCACTTGCTGTAACACCTAAGCTTTTATTACTAGATGAACCATTTTCTTCACTTAATATAGAATTAAGGGAAAAATTAAGATTAGAATTAAAAGATATTTTAAGAAAAATTGGAGTTACAACTATAATTGTAAGCCATGATTTAAATGATAGTATAATTGCAGATAGAGTAATAAATATGGAGTAG
- a CDS encoding TlpA family protein disulfide reductase: MKKIILVLMTLLTFSCVLAEKNNVKIINDKNYENVIKSENNIIVYAASWCPHCHEELERLNKIQDKLKDTKITVIMYPFIHSDNGFVDYEKETLDFINEKKYNFEYYLDKDKEILQKLNLKSIPAIGIIKDGKVIKNIDENEFEIEQILELFAK; the protein is encoded by the coding sequence ATGAAAAAAATAATATTGGTTTTAATGACATTACTTACATTTTCATGTGTTTTAGCAGAAAAAAATAATGTTAAAATTATTAATGATAAAAATTACGAAAATGTAATTAAAAGTGAAAATAATATAATAGTTTATGCTGCTAGTTGGTGTCCTCATTGTCATGAAGAATTAGAAAGATTAAATAAAATACAAGATAAATTAAAGGACACAAAAATTACAGTTATAATGTATCCATTTATTCATTCAGATAATGGATTTGTTGATTATGAAAAAGAAACTTTAGATTTTATTAATGAGAAAAAATATAATTTTGAATATTACTTAGATAAGGATAAAGAGATATTACAAAAACTTAATTTAAAATCTATACCAGCAATAGGTATTATTAAAGATGGAAAAGTTATTAAAAATATAGATGAAAATGAATTTGAAATTGAGCAAATATTAGAGCTTTTTGCTAAATAA
- the ruvC gene encoding crossover junction endodeoxyribonuclease RuvC, with protein sequence MRIIGIDPGTAIIGYSILDFKNGKTELIDYGCIYTDKDLPMPERLEQIFFKLETLINMYKPDHMAIEELFFFKNQKTIISVAQARGVIVAKAQISGIEIFNYTPLQVKTGITGYGRAEKKQVQEMIKIILKLDEIPKPDDAADAIAIAINHINTIRGVGALLNNPRDRVNKVTQIIEKNKMKNKNVISIEDYKNILKKKK encoded by the coding sequence ATGAGGATAATAGGAATAGATCCAGGGACTGCTATAATTGGTTATTCTATATTAGATTTTAAAAATGGTAAGACTGAATTAATTGATTATGGGTGCATATATACTGATAAAGATTTACCTATGCCAGAAAGACTTGAGCAGATTTTTTTTAAATTAGAAACTTTAATTAATATGTATAAACCAGACCATATGGCTATTGAAGAATTATTCTTTTTTAAAAATCAAAAAACTATAATTTCAGTTGCTCAAGCAAGAGGAGTTATAGTAGCTAAGGCACAAATTTCAGGTATTGAAATATTTAACTATACTCCATTACAAGTTAAGACGGGTATTACAGGTTATGGTAGAGCAGAAAAAAAACAAGTCCAAGAGATGATTAAAATAATACTTAAATTAGATGAAATTCCTAAACCAGATGATGCAGCAGATGCTATTGCTATTGCTATTAATCATATTAATACTATAAGGGGAGTTGGAGCTTTACTTAATAATCCTAGAGATAGAGTTAATAAGGTTACACAAATAATTGAAAAAAATAAAATGAAGAATAAGAATGTTATTAGTATAGAAGATTACAAGAATATTTTGAAAAAGAAAAAGTGA
- a CDS encoding YebC/PmpR family DNA-binding transcriptional regulator, whose product MAGHSKWANIQHRKGRQDKIRGKLFTRLGKEITIASRIGGGNPDFNPRLRLAIDKAKASNVSKDVIEKAIKKGTGELEGLEYIEIRYEGYGAGGSAFIVDVVTDNKNRSASSVRMNFSRNNGNLGSDGSVSFMFDRRGIITLNKENDFDKLLEISIVSGAIDVIEKENEIIVITEDKDMENILNILKENNFTTIESEIGMYPQNEIEITDIEIAKNILNLYDALEDNEDVQNIYSNFNIPNYILEKIN is encoded by the coding sequence ATGGCTGGACATAGTAAATGGGCAAATATACAACATAGAAAAGGTAGACAAGATAAAATTCGTGGAAAACTATTTACAAGACTTGGAAAAGAAATTACTATTGCTTCAAGAATAGGTGGAGGTAACCCTGATTTTAACCCTAGACTTAGACTTGCAATAGATAAGGCAAAGGCATCAAATGTTTCAAAAGATGTAATAGAAAAAGCAATCAAAAAAGGTACTGGAGAACTTGAGGGTCTTGAATATATTGAAATTCGTTATGAGGGTTATGGTGCAGGTGGTTCTGCATTTATAGTTGATGTAGTTACAGATAATAAGAATAGAAGTGCATCATCAGTAAGAATGAATTTTTCAAGAAATAATGGTAATTTAGGCTCTGATGGTTCAGTATCATTCATGTTTGATAGACGTGGAATAATCACATTAAATAAAGAAAATGATTTTGATAAACTACTTGAGATATCCATAGTTTCAGGTGCTATTGATGTTATAGAAAAAGAAAATGAAATAATTGTTATTACAGAAGATAAGGATATGGAAAATATTTTAAATATACTTAAAGAAAATAATTTTACTACCATAGAATCTGAAATTGGAATGTATCCACAAAATGAAATAGAAATAACGGATATTGAGATAGCTAAAAATATACTAAATCTTTATGATGCTTTGGAAGATAATGAAGATGTACAAAATATTTATTCAAATTTCAATATCCCAAATTATATATTAGAAAAAATAAATTAG
- a CDS encoding ABC transporter permease: MEIRKINVWKILSHILIGLIISPIIYIIINSFKPNSELTNHIFEYLLKEYVINTVFILFPTVFFTFIIGVGLAYFETFYDFKFRNFFRYTNFLSFAIPSYLFAYIYVDFLTGPLYIFLKKNGVNMYLDIANIKGAIAILSISFYPYVYITSRAYMKRISMDLIYSSKLLGQSTFQTLYKIILPVSRPAIITGLMLVIMETLNAFGVPFFFGIRVFSTGIYDSWINNYDLDGANKLSLILITIVLSFLFIEKLGRRKIKYHTEKNTKIKREKLKGIKHVLVVSFFFIVFFFTLLFPIMYIFRWIYLSIGYVYIKDVLINTRNTLFILFYTAIFVLIVALFLTNVNRLNKRKWIINKLSSVGYSIPGSVIAIGFLYIFIGIDLILINRGITESMTLIKSPLILIFAYTTRFLSLAYTPIESSIEKNGNSLHESSRLLGMSKLKTFFKVDIFMQKTAIISATLLLAIEIIKEMPLAALLLTNTTLSIQIKNYASDEELVLIGVPALILISITLVLIGIYNYFDMKGEN; encoded by the coding sequence TTGGAAATAAGAAAAATCAACGTTTGGAAAATACTATCACATATATTAATAGGGCTAATTATTAGCCCTATAATCTATATTATTATAAATAGTTTTAAACCTAATAGTGAATTAACAAATCATATTTTTGAATATTTATTAAAAGAATATGTTATAAACACTGTTTTTATACTATTTCCAACAGTTTTTTTTACTTTTATTATTGGAGTAGGATTAGCTTATTTTGAAACTTTTTATGATTTTAAATTTAGAAATTTTTTTAGATATACTAATTTTTTATCTTTTGCAATACCTAGTTATCTATTTGCATACATTTATGTAGATTTTTTAACAGGACCATTGTATATTTTTTTGAAAAAAAATGGTGTGAATATGTATTTAGATATTGCAAATATAAAAGGGGCAATAGCAATACTTTCTATTTCTTTTTATCCATATGTATATATTACATCAAGGGCATATATGAAAAGAATTTCTATGGATTTAATATATTCATCTAAACTACTGGGACAAAGTACTTTTCAAACTTTATATAAAATAATATTACCTGTATCAAGACCAGCAATAATAACTGGATTAATGTTAGTGATTATGGAAACTTTAAATGCTTTTGGTGTTCCATTCTTTTTTGGTATTAGAGTTTTTAGTACAGGTATATATGATAGTTGGATTAATAATTATGATTTAGACGGAGCTAATAAATTATCGTTAATATTAATAACTATTGTGTTATCTTTTTTATTTATTGAAAAATTAGGTAGAAGAAAAATAAAGTATCATACAGAGAAGAATACTAAGATAAAAAGAGAGAAATTAAAAGGAATAAAACACGTTTTAGTAGTGTCATTTTTCTTTATAGTTTTTTTCTTTACTTTATTATTCCCAATAATGTATATTTTTAGATGGATATATCTTTCTATTGGTTATGTTTATATTAAAGATGTTTTAATAAATACTAGAAATACTTTATTTATCCTATTTTACACTGCAATATTTGTATTAATAGTTGCTCTGTTTTTAACTAATGTTAATAGATTAAATAAAAGAAAATGGATAATAAATAAACTTAGTTCAGTGGGATATTCTATACCTGGGTCAGTAATTGCAATAGGTTTTTTATATATATTTATAGGGATAGATTTAATATTAATAAATAGGGGTATAACTGAAAGTATGACTCTTATTAAAAGTCCATTAATATTGATATTTGCATATACAACAAGATTTTTATCTCTGGCTTATACACCTATAGAATCAAGTATTGAAAAAAATGGTAATAGTTTACATGAAAGCTCAAGACTATTAGGTATGAGTAAATTAAAAACATTTTTTAAAGTTGATATATTTATGCAGAAAACTGCAATAATATCAGCAACATTGTTATTAGCTATAGAAATAATAAAGGAGATGCCACTTGCAGCACTTCTATTAACCAATACAACATTATCTATACAAATTAAAAATTATGCTAGTGATGAAGAATTGGTGTTAATAGGTGTTCCTGCACTAATATTAATAAGTATTACCTTAGTATTAATAGGTATATATAACTATTTTGACATGAAAGGGGAAAATTAA